A single region of the Arthrobacter sp. FB24 genome encodes:
- a CDS encoding amidohydrolase family protein: MMTHGDTTGDFEKSEGWLDWYDGPSTPTFRLPEGSVDAHCHVFGPGGQFPYAPQRKYTPCDASAYQLFALRDQLGFDRNVIVQATCHGSDNRALVDALQRSEGRARGVATVRRDVTDDQLAELHEAGVRGVRFNFVKRLVDRVPTDSLEEIVAKIAPLGWHVVIYFEAEDLPELYDFFSSIPTDLVVDHMGRPDVTKDPDGPEFELFLRFMRENTNVWTKVSCPERLSVTGPRALEGEQHAYRDVVPFARRVVEEFPSRVLWGTDWPHPNLKDHMPDDGLLVDYIPQIAATSELQRQLLVDNPRRLYWPEGV, translated from the coding sequence ATGATGACACACGGCGATACCACCGGAGATTTCGAGAAGTCGGAGGGCTGGCTCGACTGGTACGACGGACCGAGCACACCGACGTTCCGGCTGCCAGAGGGCTCTGTAGACGCCCACTGCCATGTGTTCGGGCCGGGCGGGCAGTTCCCCTACGCACCTCAGCGCAAGTACACTCCATGCGACGCCTCGGCGTACCAGCTGTTCGCCTTGCGAGACCAGCTGGGATTCGACCGGAACGTCATCGTACAGGCGACATGCCACGGTTCCGACAACCGGGCCCTGGTCGACGCATTGCAGCGTAGCGAAGGTCGCGCCCGCGGTGTTGCGACCGTCCGCCGTGACGTGACCGACGATCAACTCGCCGAGTTGCATGAGGCCGGGGTACGGGGCGTCCGGTTCAACTTCGTGAAACGTCTGGTCGACCGCGTGCCCACCGACTCGCTCGAGGAGATCGTGGCCAAGATCGCGCCACTTGGATGGCACGTTGTGATCTACTTCGAAGCCGAGGATCTGCCCGAGCTGTACGACTTCTTTTCGTCGATCCCGACCGACTTGGTCGTCGATCACATGGGACGGCCCGACGTTACCAAGGATCCGGACGGTCCCGAGTTCGAACTGTTCCTGCGATTCATGCGTGAGAACACTAACGTGTGGACCAAGGTCTCCTGCCCAGAGCGTCTGTCCGTCACCGGCCCCCGCGCCCTCGAAGGCGAACAGCACGCCTACCGCGACGTCGTCCCCTTCGCCCGCCGCGTAGTCGAGGAGTTCCCCTCCCGCGTCCTCTGGGGAACCGACTGGCCGCACCCCAACCTCAAGGACCACATGCCCGACGACGGGCTTCTGGTCGACTACATCCCGCAGATCGCGGCGACGTCGGAACTGCAACGGCAGCTGCTTGTCGACAATCCTCGCCGCCTCTACTGGCCCGAAGGAGTATGA